A region from the Muribaculum gordoncarteri genome encodes:
- the tilS gene encoding tRNA lysidine(34) synthetase TilS: MDFVDKVKANIERNGMLDPEQHVIVALSGGADSVALLAVLTALGYRCTAAHCDFHLRGEESERDRRHAAMTAARFNAEYEEIHFDVESYKKAHGVSTEMACRDLRYDWFRELSAKYGDIPVAVAHHRDDNIETFFLNVLRGSGITGVAGMKAVNGCIIRPLLDTSRREIIEYLSRNGIEYVTDSTNLINDVKRNRLRNVVLPQLYELFPDAENTITTTIDNLHDNLQLFNEGVNALKAPYRSADNSIDIARMAKECQNSVQLLYESIKRYGFNHAQAADMIASADSSGKEFFSADHKALIDRGTLIVSPHTTIHDQEIEIDLNDKSSLPRGLTCESVNADDIKFTRDANTMYLDSSALEGDPKFVIRHWREGDRMSPFGMKGSRLVSDIFSDAKMSLYDKQLTWLLTRNGVILWVMGMRASRHFPVTSTTRKAIKLTIDSTFKQQ, from the coding sequence ATGGATTTTGTCGATAAAGTAAAAGCGAATATCGAGCGTAACGGTATGCTCGACCCTGAGCAGCATGTAATTGTGGCATTGAGCGGCGGGGCCGATTCCGTGGCATTGCTCGCCGTGCTGACCGCACTGGGTTACCGGTGCACAGCAGCCCACTGCGACTTTCACCTGCGCGGCGAGGAGTCGGAACGTGACCGACGACACGCCGCGATGACGGCAGCCCGATTCAATGCCGAATATGAAGAGATACACTTCGATGTCGAGTCATACAAAAAAGCCCACGGAGTGTCAACCGAAATGGCATGCCGTGACCTGCGTTACGACTGGTTTCGGGAACTTTCAGCAAAATACGGTGACATTCCGGTAGCCGTAGCCCATCATCGCGATGACAACATCGAAACATTCTTTCTGAACGTTCTGCGAGGAAGCGGAATCACCGGAGTTGCCGGTATGAAAGCAGTCAACGGATGCATTATCCGTCCGCTGCTCGACACGTCACGCCGTGAAATCATCGAATATCTGTCACGTAACGGCATCGAGTATGTAACCGACAGCACCAACCTCATCAACGATGTAAAGCGCAACCGGCTGCGTAACGTTGTGCTCCCACAGCTATATGAGCTGTTTCCCGATGCCGAAAACACGATTACGACGACAATCGACAACCTGCATGACAACCTTCAGCTGTTCAATGAAGGCGTAAATGCGCTTAAGGCACCCTACCGGTCGGCCGACAACAGCATCGACATAGCCCGAATGGCCAAAGAGTGCCAAAATTCCGTTCAATTGCTGTATGAATCGATAAAACGATATGGCTTCAATCACGCCCAGGCAGCCGACATGATTGCATCGGCCGACTCATCGGGAAAGGAGTTCTTCTCAGCCGACCATAAAGCGCTCATCGACCGTGGGACACTCATAGTGTCACCACATACGACAATCCATGATCAAGAGATTGAAATAGACCTGAACGACAAGTCGTCACTTCCCCGGGGATTGACCTGCGAATCAGTCAATGCCGACGACATAAAGTTTACACGTGACGCCAACACGATGTATCTCGATTCATCGGCACTGGAAGGCGACCCCAAATTCGTAATACGACACTGGCGCGAAGGCGACAGGATGTCACCCTTCGGCATGAAAGGCAGCCGACTTGTGAGCGACATATTTTCCGACGCCAAAATGTCGTTGTACGACAAGCAACTCACATGGCTGCTCACCCGCAACGGTGTAATACTGTGGGTAATGGGTATGCGTGCATCACGGCATTTCCCCGTCACATCAACGACTCGCAAAGCGATAAAGCTTACAATCGATTCAACTTTTAAACAACAATAG
- the pheS gene encoding phenylalanine--tRNA ligase subunit alpha has product MLEKINSLKAEIEQLTAANAGEVEALRIKYLSKKGEISVLFNEFRNLPGDQKRVIGAPLNQLKDFATNRINELRESMGNADNVDLDLDLSRTASPIKLGTRHPLSLVRNEIVSIFSRLGFSIAEGPEIEDDWHVFSSLNFAADHPARDMQDTFFIQRNPDVLLRTHTSSVQSRVMEKAQPPIRIICPGRVYRNEAISARAHCFFHQVEALYVDKNVSFVDLKQTLLYFAQEMFGPETKIRLRPSYFPFTEPSAEMDISCNLCGGKGCSFCKHTGWVEILGCGMVDPNVLDACGIDSKEYTGFALGMGIERITNLKYQVKDLRMFSENDTRFLEEFTSAH; this is encoded by the coding sequence ATGTTAGAAAAAATAAATTCTCTCAAGGCCGAAATCGAGCAGCTTACCGCTGCCAATGCCGGTGAGGTAGAAGCACTTCGCATCAAATATCTTAGCAAGAAAGGCGAGATATCGGTTCTGTTCAATGAGTTCCGTAATCTGCCCGGTGATCAGAAGCGCGTCATAGGTGCTCCGTTGAATCAGCTTAAGGACTTTGCCACCAACCGCATAAACGAACTTCGTGAGTCGATGGGCAATGCCGACAATGTTGATCTGGATCTTGACCTTAGTCGCACTGCGTCACCTATAAAGCTTGGTACTCGTCACCCGTTGTCGCTTGTGCGCAACGAAATCGTGTCGATATTTTCACGCCTTGGATTCTCAATCGCCGAAGGCCCCGAGATAGAGGATGACTGGCATGTGTTCTCTTCGCTTAACTTTGCGGCCGACCATCCGGCACGTGACATGCAGGACACGTTCTTCATCCAGCGTAATCCCGATGTGCTGCTCCGCACTCACACTTCAAGCGTGCAGTCAAGAGTTATGGAAAAGGCTCAGCCGCCTATCCGTATAATCTGCCCCGGACGAGTTTACCGTAACGAGGCCATATCGGCACGTGCCCACTGCTTCTTCCATCAGGTTGAGGCGTTGTATGTCGACAAGAACGTGTCGTTTGTCGACCTTAAACAGACACTGCTCTACTTCGCACAGGAGATGTTTGGCCCCGAAACCAAGATACGCCTTCGCCCGAGTTACTTCCCGTTCACCGAGCCTTCAGCCGAGATGGATATATCATGTAACCTTTGCGGCGGTAAGGGATGCTCATTCTGCAAGCACACCGGATGGGTTGAGATTCTCGGTTGCGGTATGGTCGATCCCAATGTCCTTGACGCTTGCGGCATAGACTCCAAGGAGTACACCGGTTTTGCATTGGGTATGGGTATCGAGCGAATCACCAACCTCAAATATCAGGTCAAGGACTTGAGAATGTTCTCGGAAAACGACACTCGCTTCCTTGAGGAGTTCACAAGTGCCCATTAA
- the nth gene encoding endonuclease III → MTVKERYRQVIEWFKTAMPVAETELRYENPFQLLVAVILSAQCTDKRVNMITPPLFEAFPTPEAMAAATQDDIYEYIKSVSYPNNKARNLLGAARMLVEEFGGEMPSDMDDLIKLPGVGRKTANVMLAVVWGKAAMAVDTHVFRVSERIGLTTNSKNPLQTEKQLCKYIPEDIIPLAHHWLILHGRYVCKARRPDCLNCGLTGVCRYYRRENKEKTNNEI, encoded by the coding sequence ATGACCGTCAAAGAACGCTACAGGCAGGTGATAGAGTGGTTCAAGACCGCTATGCCGGTGGCCGAAACGGAGCTCCGATACGAGAATCCGTTTCAGCTTCTTGTGGCTGTCATATTGTCGGCTCAATGTACCGACAAGAGGGTCAACATGATTACTCCTCCGCTGTTTGAGGCTTTCCCGACGCCCGAGGCGATGGCTGCCGCTACACAGGATGACATATATGAGTACATAAAGTCGGTGTCCTATCCCAACAATAAGGCCCGCAATCTGCTCGGAGCTGCAAGGATGCTCGTCGAGGAGTTTGGCGGCGAGATGCCATCCGACATGGATGACCTCATAAAACTTCCCGGGGTAGGGCGCAAGACCGCCAATGTCATGCTGGCCGTAGTGTGGGGAAAGGCGGCGATGGCCGTTGACACCCATGTGTTCCGCGTGAGCGAGCGCATAGGTCTTACGACCAACAGCAAGAATCCGCTGCAAACCGAGAAACAGTTGTGCAAATATATTCCCGAGGATATAATTCCGCTTGCCCATCACTGGCTGATACTTCACGGGCGTTATGTGTGCAAGGCTCGCCGTCCCGATTGCCTTAATTGCGGATTGACCGGTGTGTGCCGATACTATCGCCGGGAAAATAAGGAGAAAACAAACAACGAAATCTGA
- a CDS encoding trimeric intracellular cation channel family protein yields the protein MDVEQTFLFIIEVVGTVAFAISGIRMAAAKHFDWFGAYVVGLVTAIGGGTVRDLLLNIPVFWMQTWWYIAVTGLSLIVVIVFRRILVKTRVLFLFDTIGLALFVVIGIQKTLAVDYPFWVAVIMGITTGALGGVLRDILVNNEPLLFQKDIYATACLAGGLVYWVAYYCGLSMPAQGIACAVTVIAMRLLAVRYSWSLPVLVDIDENTGNKV from the coding sequence ATGGATGTAGAACAGACATTCCTTTTTATAATAGAGGTCGTAGGCACTGTCGCTTTCGCAATAAGCGGAATACGCATGGCTGCAGCCAAGCATTTTGACTGGTTTGGCGCTTATGTCGTGGGACTTGTCACCGCGATAGGCGGCGGTACGGTGCGAGACCTGCTTCTCAACATTCCCGTATTCTGGATGCAGACATGGTGGTATATCGCCGTGACGGGATTGTCGCTTATCGTAGTTATTGTGTTTCGCCGGATTCTTGTGAAGACGCGTGTCCTGTTCCTGTTTGACACCATTGGTCTTGCCTTGTTTGTAGTCATAGGAATCCAGAAGACTCTCGCCGTTGACTATCCTTTCTGGGTGGCCGTGATCATGGGTATTACAACGGGCGCTTTGGGCGGTGTGTTGCGTGACATACTTGTCAACAATGAACCGCTGTTGTTTCAAAAGGATATATATGCCACCGCGTGTCTTGCAGGAGGACTTGTATATTGGGTGGCCTATTATTGCGGCTTGTCGATGCCTGCTCAAGGCATTGCCTGTGCGGTGACGGTAATTGCCATGAGATTGCTTGCCGTAAGGTACAGCTGGTCGTTGCCTGTGCTGGTTGATATCGATGAAAATACCGGAAATAAAGTGTAA
- a CDS encoding GtrA family protein produces the protein MANGLKLPNKSLMQFIKYACVGVLNTLVTLCVIYVCKALFGVNPLVSNAIGYVCGVVNSFLWNKNWVFKSSGNYYREAMIFLIGFLICYGLQLLTVWLLSYETRLEYFELKIAAFTLSGYGLATLIGNVVYTLSNYGYNKIITFRG, from the coding sequence ATGGCTAACGGATTGAAGCTCCCCAACAAATCACTGATGCAGTTCATCAAGTATGCCTGTGTAGGCGTGCTCAATACGCTTGTCACGCTTTGCGTGATATACGTGTGCAAAGCTTTGTTTGGTGTCAATCCGCTTGTGTCCAACGCCATCGGCTATGTTTGCGGCGTTGTCAACTCTTTCCTGTGGAATAAGAATTGGGTGTTTAAGTCGTCGGGCAACTACTACCGCGAGGCTATGATATTCCTTATAGGGTTCCTTATATGCTACGGATTGCAGCTGCTTACCGTTTGGCTGCTGAGCTATGAAACCCGCCTTGAATACTTTGAACTTAAGATTGCCGCGTTCACCCTTTCAGGCTATGGCCTTGCAACGCTTATAGGCAACGTGGTCTACACCTTGTCCAACTACGGATACAATAAAATCATCACTTTCCGAGGATAG
- a CDS encoding dicarboxylate/amino acid:cation symporter, giving the protein MPEKKKIKIGLLLQIVFAIALGIGCGYIFPEWLGRIFMTFNGLFSQFLGFLVPLIIVGFVTPAIADIGRKAGKVLVVTAAIAYGATIFAGFLSYFTSATTFPHLINPRPIDSGLKNAADLLPYFTVEIPPLMGVMTGLVISFMLGVGIAYLEGNTLRKCANEFRDIVAKVIKSIIIPLLPLYIFGIFLNMTVSGQVGDILATFFMVILVIFAMHIFILVLQYCVAALVVRRNPFKLLVTMLPAYFTALGTQSSAATIPVTLRQAIKMGVSEDIAGFVIPICATIHMSGSTLKIVSCAVALMIMNGLPYDFPMFVGFICMLGVTIIAAPGIPGGSIMASLGLLASMLGFTEKDQALMIALYIAMDSFGTACNVTGDGFIALIVDKLFGKRNRHEASDDAAILGK; this is encoded by the coding sequence ATGCCTGAAAAAAAGAAGATTAAGATAGGATTGCTCCTTCAAATAGTTTTTGCCATTGCCCTCGGTATTGGTTGCGGATATATATTTCCCGAATGGCTTGGAAGAATATTCATGACTTTCAACGGACTGTTCAGCCAGTTCCTCGGATTTCTCGTTCCTCTCATCATTGTAGGATTTGTGACTCCGGCCATAGCCGATATTGGCCGAAAAGCAGGAAAAGTTCTGGTTGTGACCGCCGCCATAGCCTACGGTGCCACTATATTTGCTGGATTCCTCTCCTACTTCACAAGCGCAACCACATTCCCGCATCTGATAAATCCGAGACCAATCGACAGCGGCCTCAAAAACGCCGCCGACCTACTCCCCTATTTTACTGTAGAAATACCTCCGTTGATGGGCGTTATGACGGGATTGGTAATCTCATTCATGCTCGGAGTAGGCATTGCCTATCTTGAAGGAAATACCCTAAGAAAATGCGCCAATGAGTTCCGTGACATAGTGGCCAAGGTTATTAAGAGTATAATCATCCCCCTGCTGCCGCTCTACATTTTCGGCATATTTCTCAACATGACCGTATCGGGACAAGTGGGCGACATACTCGCGACATTCTTCATGGTGATACTCGTGATATTTGCAATGCACATCTTCATCCTTGTACTCCAATACTGCGTCGCGGCACTGGTAGTGCGACGCAATCCGTTCAAGTTGCTGGTTACCATGCTCCCGGCCTACTTCACCGCACTTGGCACCCAATCGTCAGCGGCTACAATACCCGTGACTCTGCGTCAGGCTATCAAGATGGGAGTAAGCGAGGACATAGCGGGTTTTGTAATACCGATTTGCGCCACAATACACATGTCGGGCAGCACACTTAAAATAGTGTCATGCGCCGTGGCTTTGATGATAATGAACGGCCTGCCCTATGATTTTCCCATGTTTGTCGGATTTATATGTATGCTCGGTGTCACGATAATCGCCGCCCCCGGCATACCCGGAGGCTCTATAATGGCATCGCTCGGCCTGCTCGCGTCCATGCTTGGATTTACCGAAAAGGATCAAGCGCTCATGATAGCGTTATATATAGCAATGGACAGCTTCGGCACGGCATGTAACGTGACCGGCGACGGATTCATCGCATTGATTGTCGACAAGCTGTTTGGCAAGCGCAATCGTCACGAAGCGTCAGATGACGCCGCTATCCTCGGAAAGTGA
- a CDS encoding TolC family protein: protein MNKRILLCVVTIAGLSVAQARDWSYNDCIEYARQHNISLQQSRISGELSEYTLEESKAQWQPTLDFATSHTLSNTPWGYGNKNSYNSNYGLNAGWTVWNGGERENTIKRNKLQTQISSLNTEDMFRSLETDMLSVYMNILYAKESIAIYEEAVKLSEAQADRARQLMESGRMSRVDYAQLQAQYEQDRYSLVNAQGTYETRLMELKRLLELGIDTEISLQAIEWTAQEVLAEVPPIEESYQLALATDSRLKANKLEEESSDYDIKIAKAGAMPRISLNAGISTGYFAPGNNFGEQIKRSVSESIGLTLSLPILDGKRTKMAVARANAQRINAQLDTESRLNDIAQQIESCYIDLRAAQSRYTAGEEQVKSAELSNELVNEQFNLGLVNTIELLTAHNNLLEARHSLLQAKYMAILEHKMIEFYRTSSVTMP from the coding sequence ATGAATAAAAGAATCCTACTATGTGTCGTGACTATTGCGGGACTGTCGGTTGCACAAGCTCGTGATTGGAGTTACAATGATTGTATCGAGTATGCGCGTCAGCACAATATCTCGTTGCAGCAGTCGCGGATCAGCGGTGAATTGAGCGAGTACACTCTTGAAGAGTCAAAGGCCCAATGGCAGCCTACACTTGACTTTGCCACATCCCACACCTTGAGCAACACCCCGTGGGGGTATGGCAACAAAAACAGCTACAACAGCAACTACGGGTTGAATGCGGGCTGGACTGTGTGGAACGGTGGCGAGCGTGAAAACACCATCAAGCGCAACAAACTTCAGACTCAAATTTCATCGTTGAATACCGAGGACATGTTCCGTTCATTGGAAACCGATATGCTGTCGGTCTACATGAACATTCTCTACGCCAAGGAGTCGATAGCGATATACGAGGAGGCTGTCAAGCTTAGCGAGGCTCAGGCCGACCGTGCCCGTCAGCTGATGGAGAGCGGACGAATGTCACGCGTCGATTATGCGCAGTTGCAGGCCCAATACGAGCAGGATCGCTATTCACTGGTAAATGCACAGGGCACTTACGAAACACGCCTCATGGAGCTGAAGCGACTTCTCGAACTGGGCATCGATACTGAAATATCGCTCCAGGCCATTGAGTGGACGGCGCAGGAGGTGCTTGCCGAAGTTCCCCCGATTGAGGAGAGCTATCAGCTTGCGTTGGCTACCGATTCAAGACTTAAGGCCAATAAGCTTGAGGAGGAGAGTTCCGACTATGACATAAAGATTGCCAAGGCGGGTGCCATGCCTCGAATATCGTTGAATGCCGGAATAAGCACCGGATATTTTGCTCCGGGCAACAACTTCGGAGAGCAGATTAAGCGGAGTGTCAGCGAATCGATAGGACTCACGTTGTCATTGCCGATACTCGACGGCAAGAGAACCAAAATGGCTGTGGCACGCGCCAATGCGCAGCGCATTAATGCACAGCTTGACACGGAGTCGCGCCTCAACGATATAGCTCAGCAGATTGAGTCGTGCTATATCGACCTGCGTGCCGCACAGTCACGCTACACGGCAGGCGAGGAGCAGGTAAAGTCGGCTGAACTCAGCAACGAACTTGTCAACGAGCAGTTCAATCTCGGTCTTGTCAACACCATCGAGTTGCTCACTGCCCACAACAACCTCCTCGAAGCGCGACACTCGTTGCTTCAGGCCAAATACATGGCTATACTCGAACATAAGATGATTGAGTTCTATCGCACATCATCGGTAACTATGCCTTAA
- a CDS encoding efflux RND transporter periplasmic adaptor subunit produces MRIQQLIYTASIALMLSACSKEAKISLETAKVEVGEISESVTATGTVESVTQVDVGTQVTGIIDKLYVDYNSVVTKGQLLAEIEKTLLESDLKSADANMESARLTYEYNKTNYERDKKLHDKQLISDYEFQTSAKDYEVSKTSYDKARADRVRAAKNLNYAEIYSPIDGVVISREVEVGQTVVSNMNVANLYVIADLDNMQVVGNVDEADIGQVKLGQAVTFTVDAYPEMVFNGTVTQVRLNPTTESNVVTYEVIVAAPNPEHKLIPGLTANLTIYVTQEKDILTIPNKAFRFLPHDYPDAKNLPAAPADVEPFMAAEPDMKRVWVVRDNALVPVTIKTGVSNGAVTQVISGIGENDVVAVEYDMGMPQMGMPQGMGDGERSPFAPQPPGQRKK; encoded by the coding sequence ATGAGAATCCAGCAATTAATTTACACTGCTTCGATTGCCCTGATGCTTTCGGCATGTTCAAAGGAAGCCAAGATTTCGCTTGAAACGGCCAAGGTTGAGGTAGGGGAGATCAGTGAGTCGGTGACTGCTACCGGAACTGTTGAGTCGGTGACGCAAGTCGATGTGGGTACACAGGTAACGGGTATAATTGATAAGTTATATGTCGATTACAACTCAGTGGTGACCAAGGGCCAGCTTTTGGCCGAGATTGAAAAGACTTTGCTTGAGAGCGACCTGAAGAGTGCCGACGCCAACATGGAATCGGCCCGTCTTACCTACGAATACAATAAGACTAACTATGAGCGTGACAAGAAACTTCACGACAAGCAGCTTATAAGCGATTATGAGTTCCAGACTTCGGCCAAGGACTATGAAGTGTCGAAAACTTCCTACGACAAGGCGCGTGCCGACCGTGTGAGAGCGGCAAAGAACCTGAACTATGCCGAAATATACTCGCCTATCGATGGTGTTGTGATTTCGCGTGAGGTCGAAGTGGGACAAACAGTTGTGTCCAACATGAACGTTGCAAACTTATATGTAATCGCCGACCTCGACAACATGCAGGTTGTGGGAAATGTCGATGAGGCCGACATAGGCCAGGTGAAGCTCGGTCAGGCCGTGACATTTACTGTCGACGCTTATCCCGAGATGGTGTTTAACGGAACCGTAACGCAGGTACGACTCAATCCCACCACTGAAAGCAATGTGGTTACCTACGAGGTTATCGTTGCCGCTCCCAATCCCGAACATAAACTGATTCCCGGTCTTACCGCTAATCTCACGATATATGTGACTCAGGAAAAGGATATACTGACGATTCCAAACAAGGCGTTCCGATTCCTGCCTCATGACTATCCCGATGCAAAGAATCTGCCCGCGGCTCCTGCCGATGTAGAGCCCTTTATGGCTGCCGAGCCCGACATGAAGCGGGTGTGGGTGGTGCGTGACAATGCTCTTGTGCCCGTGACAATAAAAACCGGAGTGAGCAACGGTGCTGTGACCCAGGTGATTTCGGGTATAGGCGAAAACGATGTCGTAGCCGTTGAGTACGACATGGGAATGCCGCAAATGGGAATGCCACAGGGCATGGGCGACGGCGAACGCAGTCCGTTTGCTCCCCAACCGCCGGGACAAAGGAAAAAGTGA
- a CDS encoding ABC transporter ATP-binding protein, whose translation MNTNREIIRIENLRRDFVVGGETVHALRGVSFTIHEGEFVTIMGTSGSGKSTLLNLLGCLDTPTTGEYKLDGVSVQSMSKNERAVTRNRKIGFVFQSYNLLPKTTALENVELPLLYNPKVSARQRRDMATKALEAVGLHDRLYHKSNQMSGGQQQRVAIARALVNDPVIILADEATGNLDTRTSYSILVLFQQLHSRGRTIIFVTHNPDLAAYSSRNIVLRDGKIVSDVINPNPASAKEVYDSLPAEND comes from the coding sequence ATGAATACAAATCGAGAGATAATAAGGATTGAGAATTTGCGCCGTGACTTCGTCGTGGGCGGTGAAACCGTCCATGCCCTGCGAGGTGTGTCGTTCACGATTCACGAAGGTGAATTTGTAACGATAATGGGTACATCGGGTTCAGGTAAATCGACGCTTCTCAATCTGCTCGGATGCCTCGACACTCCCACTACCGGCGAATACAAGCTCGACGGAGTGTCGGTGCAATCCATGAGCAAAAATGAAAGGGCTGTGACGCGAAACCGCAAGATAGGATTCGTGTTCCAGAGCTATAATTTGCTTCCCAAGACCACGGCCCTTGAAAATGTCGAACTGCCTCTGCTCTACAACCCGAAAGTGTCGGCACGACAGCGCCGTGACATGGCCACGAAGGCTCTTGAGGCAGTGGGACTGCATGACCGGTTGTACCATAAAAGCAATCAGATGTCGGGAGGACAGCAGCAACGTGTTGCTATAGCACGTGCTCTTGTCAACGACCCCGTCATCATACTTGCCGATGAGGCTACCGGAAATCTTGACACCCGCACATCCTACAGCATTCTCGTGCTGTTTCAGCAGCTTCATTCGAGAGGACGAACGATCATATTCGTGACCCATAATCCCGATCTTGCCGCTTACTCATCGCGTAACATAGTGCTGCGTGACGGAAAAATCGTATCGGATGTTATTAACCCAAATCCGGCATCGGCCAAGGAGGTCTATGACTCGTTGCCTGCCGAAAACGACTGA
- a CDS encoding ABC transporter permease — translation MKFGNLFKIALKALNNNKMRCFLTMLGVIIGVASVITMLAIGQGSKDSIKAQISEMGSNMIMIHPGNMQRGGVRQSADDTQSLEVVDFEAIRDEAAFVSSISPTVNSGGQFINGNNNYPSTIYGVTPDYLDIRKVKVADGAIFTEQDIKSAAKVCLLGKTVIDNLFPNGENPIGRVVRFNKIPFTVIGTLEPKGTNSMGMDQDDVVLAPYTTIMKRVLAIDYIQGLYASAVDEDMTDDAIDEITEILRRQHKLKDGAIDDFEIRSQQELSEMMNSTSDMMTVLLACIAGISLLVGGIGIMNIMYVSVTERTREIGLRMSIGARGIDILVQFLIEAVIISVTGGVIGVIVGALASWLVNVVAHWPVSIQVYSVVLSFVVCTVTGVFFGWYPAKKAANLDPIEAIRYE, via the coding sequence ATGAAATTTGGCAATCTGTTTAAAATAGCGTTGAAGGCTCTCAATAACAATAAGATGAGATGCTTTCTCACGATGCTCGGCGTCATCATCGGTGTTGCGTCGGTGATAACCATGCTGGCAATCGGACAAGGTTCAAAGGACAGCATAAAGGCGCAGATATCGGAGATGGGTTCCAACATGATAATGATTCATCCCGGTAACATGCAGCGTGGCGGTGTGCGTCAAAGTGCCGATGACACTCAGTCGCTTGAGGTTGTTGACTTTGAAGCAATACGTGACGAAGCTGCCTTCGTTTCATCGATATCGCCTACTGTCAACAGCGGCGGCCAGTTTATCAACGGTAACAACAACTATCCATCGACAATATATGGAGTCACTCCCGACTATCTCGATATACGAAAGGTAAAAGTCGCCGACGGAGCCATATTCACCGAGCAGGATATAAAGTCGGCCGCCAAGGTGTGCCTGCTGGGAAAGACGGTCATTGACAACCTGTTTCCAAACGGGGAGAATCCTATAGGCAGGGTGGTGCGATTCAACAAGATACCGTTCACCGTCATAGGCACTCTCGAACCTAAAGGAACCAACTCCATGGGTATGGACCAGGATGATGTAGTGCTCGCGCCTTATACTACCATAATGAAGAGGGTGCTTGCAATCGACTACATTCAGGGACTTTATGCGAGTGCTGTTGACGAAGACATGACCGATGACGCAATCGATGAGATAACTGAAATACTACGACGCCAGCATAAACTGAAGGATGGTGCCATTGATGACTTTGAGATACGTTCCCAACAGGAGTTGAGCGAAATGATGAACTCCACGAGCGACATGATGACGGTGTTGCTTGCCTGCATAGCGGGAATTTCGCTCCTTGTGGGAGGTATAGGAATCATGAACATCATGTATGTGTCAGTTACCGAGCGTACCCGTGAAATAGGTCTGCGCATGTCTATTGGAGCACGTGGAATCGATATACTTGTCCAGTTCCTTATCGAGGCTGTGATTATCAGCGTTACGGGAGGTGTGATAGGTGTCATAGTTGGTGCACTTGCTTCATGGCTCGTGAATGTCGTAGCACATTGGCCAGTTTCAATCCAAGTTTATTCAGTGGTCCTTTCGTTTGTCGTATGTACCGTTACAGGAGTGTTCTTCGGATGGTATCCGGCAAAGAAAGCTGCAAATCTCGACCCGATAGAAGCTATTAGATATGAATAG